attttggGTTTATTCTTTGTTTTAATCTAGTTTTGGTGTGGGCTTGGGCAAATTGATCCGTTTACATccgtaaatcaaaatttaaataatttttttcttcaaTATCCAACACCGACCATTAAATCAACTTGGATCTAATATATGTTCTACTCATCAACTGTACCGATCATCGAATCATTGTTTAAAACTCTCTagctaaatttttctttttaaaaaccttaaatctaataatttaaataaaacttttaaatagttaataacttaaatgaaaattttaaataatttaataattattttataatttttaaaatattaaaataaagatttattaataatttaatcactTTGGTGCTTACTAAATTCCATCTGTTATGACTTTTTTTGGAGTGTATGCTTAACTTGGATCTCTATATATATACTTTAAAATAATTAGGATAATAAATGAAGATGTGACAGGAAAAAATACAATTGTAAAGGAGTTTCTTAATTATCATGCCATACTCATCCATATGTTGCTAATGGTCTCGTTGAGATGATTTTGAAAGTGAGGAGAgaagtttttattattatatattcttTAACTTAGTTTTATTATTGATATTCAGGAATtcatgattatatttttaataatattattttaacaatttaaaatatatttataagaataatatattttatcattatacacaattatttattataattttaaaaaattatacatTTCTATCTTGAATATATAATTACACCAATCTACATTCAATGCAGTCTTATTTCACTATAATtattgtgaatttatttagaaagtaaaagtaattaaataatttcattttaaaattcttaaattttaacttctaaattttaacctcaatattaacttttaaatgttaatataaattttatttaaactctTTTAAATATGTAGACTTATCATAGCTTTTTCTCAATAGTGATGGACTTGTCCtaatttgattaaattatattataaattcaagagaaaattacatatatattatttcacatatttacaaggATCAAACCCTTAAATTTATTTCAAGTGTGCACACTGTTTCAACTTTAACCTATGATTTGTGAGAAAAGGTTTAATACATAATTTGAATTTTAGATTtgatatttatgttatttttagtttaatatttacttgttttaacaaaatttataaattttagtattttaaaataacatggttaagtttttttttttgcttaatttaggttttaaaattaataggataaaaatttataattaacgaTAAAATTAACAATTAACTTTTTCAAATCGACTTTATAACTcacattaaattatatttattgaattgcatttgacaaattaaatataaaattaaatccaaaaccctaaaccctaacaaaataataaaaattcaaacctaataataattttttttgaagaaaacTAACTGGATTTTATTAGacagaaataattaaaaaatatataagtgATAGTCCACAAAACAGACACGAGCCCAAAAACTCAATTAAAAGAAAATcagaaaaataaaatccaaaagaaaaacaaagccCATAAAAAAAACCGAAACGCCCCAAAAGAATATTAGCAAACCTAATTATACAACAATTAACTTTCATAAATCACTTTCAAaactcaaattaaatattaaaaattaatagaattacttttaaatattaaaatatataattttatcaaataCAAATATTATATTAGAAAAAATATCAaactttaaattaaataatataatatattaagccAAATAAAgaagaattaaaatttaaaatcttacCGAATATGGAAAATTAATTATAGACCTAGCTCAAGTaggtatattaataaattaaaaaaattgaaacgaaaaaattaaaacataatcaTTTTAAAGATTATAAAAGAATCATTAAGAaaaatatcttttaatatttttttcaaaataataataattaaaaaatcaaaaactaaGGATAGAGATTTAGAGAATGATATCggattctttttctttccttttcagtTCATTTGTTCTTCGACGCACGTTCACTATTTAAAAGAAGCGAAACACATAAATTCTCAGATCAGAAGAAAAAATATTATCTTTCCTTTGAGAAAGATATCCTTTATCAGATCCTTACCAACGCAATTGCATGATCTCATTGCTTTGAAATGAGCACGGGCGAACTTCTTAGCAGCGAGCCTTCTGAGCTCAAGTTTCCTTGTAAGTTCTGTTTTTCTTTCTCGTGGATCTACGgtttttgtttttatgttttgttgtgatttgtttcttctttttgttgtgtgtgtgtgtttgtttTTTTGGTGAATAGTTGAGCTAAAGAAGCAGATCTCGTGTTCGCTTCAATTGTCGAATAAAACTGATAATTATGTAGCTTTCAAGGTACGCACCTTTATCAGCTTCGAATTAATCGCCTTTCAATGTAGGCAGGCACATGTAGTTTTGTAACTTTTGATCTTTGATTTATCATAGGCTTCTTACGTTTAAAAATGCAACGCGAAGGAATTAATCAATATTTTTTCCACCTgaaatttttggcttttattgTTTAAATCTCAAAATGATGTTGTACATTTCCTTTTTGAGTTAATTGATTTTGTTTTCAGGTGAAAACAACAAATCCGAAGAAGTACTGCGTCCGTCCAAACACGGGGGTCGTCTTGCCTCGATCCACATGCGATGTTATAGGTGTTGTAAATCAGTTGTATTTTACTTGATACTTTGCGGTTTCTAAAACAATGATTGATTTTGATTTAGTTACAATGCAAGCGCAAAAGGAGGCTCCTCCTGATATGCAATGCCGGGACAAATTCCTCCTTCAAAGTGTAAAAGTGAATGATGGTTTAACGGCAAACGATATAACTGCAGAAATGGTAGTTAACTATTTATATTCATTGTATTATTTACTACTTCGAGATTTGCAAGTATGTGCAGTTTATGATCTATGGGGAATCTTTCATATTATAGTTCAACAACGAAGCTGGAAATGTGGTTGAAGAGTGCAAGTTGAAAGTGGTTTATATTTCTCCACCTTCAACAGCACAAGAAGGGTCTGAAGAGGGACCTTCACCGGGAGTCTCTTTTTCAGATGGCAAGCATGCAAATGCTGCTGAGTTTGCTTCAGTAAGATCTCGTTGCATGTGTTTTTGTTATTAGTTCTCTTTTTGTCTTCTttcatttggtaattttgctGAATGCAGGGTGCCAGAGCATTTACGGAAGGGCTTGAAGCTCAAGAAATATCTTCTGAGGTAAAATTTGAATTCTCTATCATGATTTCGCCGTGTGCTTCTGCATATGCACGATTGATTTTAATTTATCTTAATAATTGTAATTTATTTTGGTAATCTGGAAAGTGTAAGTTCCTTATTTTCAAGGTCATTTCTAATTGAATGATGATTAAGAGGGTGGTTTAAAGTCGAATTATAGTTAGAGAAGTTCATTTCTAATTGTTCAGACCAAAATGTGTTGAGATACTAGACATCTTTGTGAGCTTCTGAGCCCAAAGCAATGTTCAGCAGATTGTAGTAGCACCATGCAGCAAGGAGGCACCATCTACACTTTCTACTGAATGCCCCTAGCCAGCTTTTGCAACATCGGGGCCCGGAGTTCTTTTTCTAATTGGCATACATTGCATGTGATGTTGATACAGCAGATAACATGATACTTTCTATAATTGCAGGAGAAAGCTCTTATGACAAAGCTGACTGAGGAAAAAAATAAGGCAATTCAACAAAGTAACAAACTTCGCCATGAACTGGTGAGGGAAAATAGACTACGACTTTAACCATATAGATTATACTCAATGTGTAGAGTAGTATTATCCGTTCTATCCCTTCCCACTTGCTTCTCAACTGTGCTTCCCCTGCCCTCTTCTTTTGTTGTAATGAccaagttagtaaaatgtattcaGTGCTTAGGAGCCTTTAATCAAAACTCTCttgtttattattttctttcGATCTGAACCATATGTAAACTTCTTACACATAAAGATTTCAAATGTTTTAGGATCTGTTCAAGCGTGAAGGCAGCAAAAGCGGTGGTGGTGTGTCATTCATGTTTGTCATGTTGATCGGCTTGCTCGGCATAATTATGGGATATATCATGAAGAAGTGGTAAGCGTCCCTGGTCCTTCTGAATATTTTCCCTCAACTTACCTTCCTCTGGACAAGTATGATGAAGGAAAAGGGAAGAGGAATTAGTAGTCGTTGGACTGCTTCACCTTCAATTGGTTGGTACTTGTTAGCTTTGAGCAAATTAGCAGAACTTGTTATGGTTGGTTCCTGTTTATAGATACTGAAGTTAATTTATCAATATTGCATCTAAGAGTAACTTTTAtttgtagataaatttatattttcataaaGAAAAGGTTTTGATTATTGCATTTGTACTTAAAAGCACACTGGGTTGGCCTTCCTCTCAAGTATGTTTTAAGGTTACGCCGGTGGTCAAGAAGTATAATCTT
This window of the Gossypium arboreum isolate Shixiya-1 chromosome 12, ASM2569848v2, whole genome shotgun sequence genome carries:
- the LOC108476922 gene encoding vesicle-associated protein 1-2-like, with the translated sequence MSTGELLSSEPSELKFPFELKKQISCSLQLSNKTDNYVAFKVKTTNPKKYCVRPNTGVVLPRSTCDVIVTMQAQKEAPPDMQCRDKFLLQSVKVNDGLTANDITAEMFNNEAGNVVEECKLKVVYISPPSTAQEGSEEGPSPGVSFSDGKHANAAEFASGARAFTEGLEAQEISSEEKALMTKLTEEKNKAIQQSNKLRHELDLFKREGSKSGGGVSFMFVMLIGLLGIIMGYIMKKW